Proteins from a single region of Abyssalbus ytuae:
- the pfkA gene encoding 6-phosphofructokinase, with product MSKNIKKIGVMTSGGDSPGMNAAIRAVVRACAYHKITCLGIYRGYQGLIEGDFEEMNARSVHHIINKGGTILKSARSQDFRTQEGRAKAYENIKKANIDALVLIGGDGTFTGGMVFNEEYNFPVIGIPGTIDNDIFGTKFTLGYDTALNTVVDAIDKIRDTASSHNRLFFVEVMGRDAGHIALNAGVGSGAEEILIPEENLGLARLLESLERSRKSGKSSSIVVVAEGDKTGKNVFELAEYVEKNLPYYDIRVSVLGHMQRGGSPSCYDRVLASRMGVKAVESLLEGKTNYMVGIQDDKMILTPLDQAVKGKSEIDKELLKVSDIMSI from the coding sequence ATGTCAAAAAACATTAAGAAAATAGGGGTAATGACCTCAGGAGGAGACTCTCCTGGAATGAATGCAGCAATAAGAGCTGTAGTTAGAGCATGCGCTTACCATAAAATAACTTGCTTAGGTATTTACAGAGGATACCAGGGTTTAATTGAAGGAGATTTTGAAGAAATGAATGCCCGTAGTGTACATCATATCATAAATAAAGGAGGCACTATTTTAAAGTCTGCACGTTCTCAGGATTTTCGAACTCAGGAAGGAAGGGCAAAAGCATATGAAAATATTAAAAAGGCAAATATAGATGCATTAGTTCTTATTGGAGGTGACGGTACCTTTACAGGGGGGATGGTTTTTAATGAAGAATACAATTTCCCCGTAATTGGAATCCCCGGCACCATAGATAACGATATTTTTGGTACAAAGTTTACTTTAGGTTATGATACTGCCTTAAATACAGTAGTTGATGCAATTGATAAAATAAGGGACACGGCAAGCTCACACAACAGATTGTTTTTTGTAGAAGTAATGGGAAGGGATGCCGGACATATCGCTTTAAATGCCGGAGTAGGATCAGGTGCTGAAGAGATTTTAATCCCGGAAGAAAATCTCGGCCTCGCACGTTTACTGGAATCATTGGAAAGAAGCCGGAAATCCGGTAAATCTTCCAGTATTGTAGTAGTTGCCGAAGGAGATAAAACAGGAAAAAATGTGTTTGAACTGGCCGAATATGTAGAGAAAAATTTACCGTATTACGATATAAGGGTTTCGGTTTTAGGACATATGCAACGCGGCGGCAGCCCCTCTTGCTATGACAGGGTGCTGGCAAGTAGAATGGGAGTAAAAGCCGTAGAGTCTTTACTCGAAGGAAAAACAAATTATATGGTAGGGATACAGGATGATAAAATGATACTTACACCTTTGGACCAGGCAGTAAAAGGAAAATCAGAAATAGATAAGGAACTGCTTAAGGTGTCGGATATCATGTCAATTTAG
- the gap gene encoding type I glyceraldehyde-3-phosphate dehydrogenase encodes MSTVKIGINGFGRIGRLVFRATLKRPNVEVVAINDLLDVNHLAYLLEYDSVHGKFDGTIEVKDGNLIVDGKTVRITAERDPQNLKWNEVEADIVAECTGIFTTLDKAQAHIDAGAKNVIISAPSADAPMFVMGVNHKEVKASDKIISNASCTTNCLAPIAKVLNDSFGIEEGLMTTVHATTATQLTVDGPSRKDWRGGRSALLNIIPSSTGAAKAVGKVIPELNGKLTGMAFRVPTADVSVVDLTVRLKKETTYEDICKAMKNASEGELKGILGYTDEAVVSQDFVGEVKTSVFDAGAGIGLSSTFFKVVSWYDNEMGYSNKLVDLAEYVSAL; translated from the coding sequence ATGTCAACAGTAAAAATTGGAATAAACGGTTTCGGGAGAATCGGACGTTTAGTTTTCAGAGCTACATTAAAAAGACCAAATGTTGAAGTTGTTGCAATTAATGATCTTTTAGATGTAAACCATCTTGCTTATTTATTAGAATATGATTCAGTACATGGTAAGTTTGATGGTACCATAGAAGTTAAAGATGGAAATTTAATTGTAGATGGAAAAACAGTAAGAATTACAGCTGAAAGAGATCCGCAAAATTTAAAATGGAATGAAGTAGAAGCAGATATTGTAGCCGAGTGTACAGGTATTTTTACCACCCTCGACAAAGCTCAGGCTCATATTGATGCCGGTGCTAAAAATGTAATTATTTCCGCACCGTCTGCCGATGCTCCGATGTTTGTAATGGGAGTTAACCATAAAGAAGTAAAAGCTTCGGATAAAATTATTTCTAACGCATCTTGTACTACCAACTGTTTAGCACCTATTGCCAAAGTATTAAATGATAGTTTTGGTATTGAAGAAGGGCTAATGACAACCGTTCATGCTACAACTGCTACACAACTTACAGTTGATGGTCCTTCACGTAAAGACTGGAGAGGCGGAAGAAGTGCCTTATTAAATATTATTCCTTCATCTACCGGAGCCGCAAAAGCAGTAGGGAAAGTAATTCCCGAATTGAACGGTAAATTAACAGGGATGGCTTTCAGGGTTCCTACAGCCGATGTTTCAGTTGTTGATTTAACAGTGAGATTGAAAAAGGAAACCACTTACGAAGATATTTGTAAAGCAATGAAAAATGCTTCTGAAGGAGAATTAAAAGGAATTTTAGGATATACGGATGAAGCCGTTGTTTCTCAAGATTTTGTTGGTGAAGTAAAAACAAGTGTTTTTGATGCAGGTGCAGGAATAGGTCTTAGCTCAACTTTCTTTAAAGTTGTTTCATGGTATGACAATGAAATGGGCTATTCCAATAAGCTAGTAGACCTTGCTGAGTACGTTTCAGCTTTATAA
- a CDS encoding N-acetylglucosamine kinase, translating to MILIVDSGATKSDWIALDEDGNKLFFTQTLGLSPEVLTREIIQDRLANNFELNKHRKEVTHLYFYGAGCGTVRMRKFLNSIFSNYFVNAKIDVKEDTYAAIYSTINPDEPAIVCILGTGSNCSYWDGSQLIQKVTSLGYILMDDCSGNHFGRKLIRDYYYHKMPSKLSTKFAQQYDLDADVIKNHLYKEPNPNTYLATFARFIIENKDEEYSQRVIKNGMQLFIDNAIKQYEVAKTVPVHFVGSIAYYLQKELKEKMEENGLRVGNIMRRPIDGLVEYHKNIIFS from the coding sequence ATGATTTTAATTGTTGATAGTGGAGCCACTAAATCCGATTGGATAGCACTGGATGAGGATGGAAACAAGTTGTTTTTTACACAAACACTTGGATTAAGCCCCGAGGTGTTAACCAGGGAGATTATTCAGGACCGTCTTGCAAATAATTTTGAATTAAACAAACACAGAAAAGAAGTTACTCACCTGTATTTTTACGGGGCCGGTTGCGGTACCGTCAGAATGAGAAAATTTCTTAATAGTATTTTTTCAAATTATTTTGTGAATGCAAAGATTGATGTAAAAGAAGATACATATGCTGCCATTTATTCTACAATTAATCCCGATGAACCTGCAATAGTTTGTATTTTAGGAACCGGGTCTAATTGTAGTTACTGGGATGGAAGCCAGCTTATTCAAAAAGTTACTTCTTTAGGTTATATTTTGATGGATGATTGTAGCGGTAATCATTTCGGAAGAAAATTAATCCGGGATTATTACTACCATAAAATGCCTTCAAAATTATCAACCAAATTTGCACAACAGTATGATTTGGATGCCGATGTAATTAAAAATCATTTATATAAGGAACCTAATCCTAATACATACTTAGCTACTTTTGCTCGCTTTATTATAGAAAATAAAGATGAGGAGTATAGCCAGAGAGTAATCAAAAACGGTATGCAACTGTTTATTGATAACGCTATCAAGCAATACGAAGTGGCTAAAACGGTTCCTGTGCATTTTGTGGGCAGTATAGCTTACTATCTTCAAAAAGAATTAAAAGAAAAAATGGAAGAAAACGGTCTGAGGGTTGGTAATATAATGCGCCGGCCTATTGACGGACTGGTTGAATACCATAAGAATATTATTTTTAGCTAA
- the purB gene encoding adenylosuccinate lyase, which yields MKLTPLNAISPIDGRYRNKTEKLSAYFSEEALIRYRVLVEIEYFIALCNIPLPQLKEFNTSLFENLRDIYKSFTTVDASAIKEIEKTTNHDVKAVEYFIKEKFDSLGISEYKEFIHFGLTSQDINNTAIPLSIKEALGDVYIPEYLLVLEKLEFLAGEWKNIPMLARTHGQPASPTRLGKEIEVFVVRLKEQFNLLNDIPGAAKFGGATGNFNAHKVAYPDIDWKEFGTRFVQEELGLQHSFPTTQIEHYDHMAALFDGLKRINTIITDLNRDIWTYISMDYFKQKIKKGEVGSSAMPHKVNPIDFENSEGNLGIANAIFEHLAAKLPVSRLQRDLTDSTVLRNIGVPFGHTLIGFQSTLKGLNKLLLNEDKFKQDLENNWAVVAEAIQTILRREGYPNPYEALKGLTRTNEKITQNSIANFINTLNVSDDIKTELKKITPSNYTGI from the coding sequence ATGAAACTCACACCCTTAAATGCCATTTCACCCATAGATGGCCGCTACCGGAATAAAACAGAAAAACTTTCTGCTTATTTTTCAGAAGAGGCATTAATAAGATACCGGGTATTGGTAGAAATCGAATATTTCATTGCACTATGCAATATCCCCTTACCCCAGTTAAAAGAGTTTAATACTTCTTTATTTGAAAATTTAAGGGATATTTATAAAAGCTTTACAACAGTTGATGCATCTGCTATTAAAGAAATTGAAAAAACAACCAATCATGATGTAAAGGCGGTAGAATATTTTATAAAAGAAAAGTTTGATTCGTTAGGCATTTCAGAATATAAGGAATTTATCCATTTCGGATTAACCTCCCAGGATATAAACAATACTGCCATCCCTCTTTCTATAAAAGAAGCCCTGGGAGATGTATATATACCGGAATATTTATTGGTATTGGAAAAACTTGAATTCCTTGCCGGGGAATGGAAAAATATCCCCATGCTGGCGCGAACCCATGGACAGCCCGCCTCGCCCACCCGTTTAGGAAAAGAAATTGAAGTATTTGTAGTAAGGTTAAAAGAACAGTTCAATTTATTAAATGATATTCCGGGAGCAGCAAAATTCGGAGGTGCTACAGGCAATTTCAATGCCCATAAAGTAGCCTATCCTGATATTGACTGGAAAGAGTTTGGAACCCGTTTTGTGCAGGAAGAATTAGGTTTGCAACATTCTTTTCCCACCACTCAAATTGAACATTATGACCATATGGCTGCTTTGTTTGATGGTTTAAAAAGAATCAATACCATTATAACTGACCTTAACCGCGATATATGGACTTATATATCTATGGACTATTTTAAGCAAAAAATAAAAAAAGGTGAAGTTGGTTCTTCGGCAATGCCTCACAAGGTTAACCCCATAGACTTTGAAAACTCCGAAGGTAACCTGGGAATAGCCAATGCCATATTTGAACACCTGGCAGCAAAACTTCCGGTATCAAGATTACAACGGGACTTAACTGACAGTACCGTATTAAGAAACATAGGGGTTCCTTTCGGGCATACTCTTATTGGTTTTCAATCTACCCTGAAAGGTTTAAACAAATTACTTTTAAATGAGGATAAATTTAAACAAGACCTTGAAAATAACTGGGCAGTTGTGGCCGAAGCGATACAAACTATTTTGAGAAGGGAAGGATATCCTAATCCGTATGAAGCTTTAAAGGGACTTACCAGGACCAATGAAAAAATAACGCAGAATTCCATTGCTAATTTTATTAATACACTTAACGTATCGGACGATATAAAAACCGAGCTCAAAAAAATAACGCCTTCCAATTATACGGGGATATAA
- a CDS encoding adenylosuccinate lyase has protein sequence MNLLYNNLKYINASRQARLQAAELVLANKPLFPGLLKICFMVEDKVSVKACWVLEFVCKKNMEWLLGDIDYFIENIHKIKFDSAVRPIAKICEMLCCEYFGKNDSPVKKILNTSHLQKITECCFDWIINDEKVAVKAYSMQTLYLLGKEIKWIHPELKKILEIGFSSHSAAYKARARHILYQLNKN, from the coding sequence ATGAACTTACTGTACAACAATCTAAAATATATTAATGCCTCCAGGCAAGCAAGGTTACAAGCTGCTGAACTGGTCCTGGCAAATAAACCCCTGTTTCCCGGGCTTTTAAAAATATGTTTTATGGTTGAAGATAAAGTGTCGGTAAAAGCCTGTTGGGTGCTGGAGTTTGTGTGTAAAAAAAATATGGAATGGCTACTGGGTGATATTGATTATTTTATAGAAAACATTCATAAAATAAAGTTTGATTCGGCTGTACGCCCCATAGCTAAAATATGTGAAATGCTGTGTTGTGAATACTTCGGAAAAAATGATTCACCGGTAAAAAAAATTTTAAACACTTCCCATTTGCAAAAAATTACCGAATGTTGTTTTGACTGGATAATAAATGATGAAAAAGTAGCTGTAAAAGCCTATTCCATGCAAACTTTATACCTGTTGGGAAAAGAAATTAAGTGGATACACCCCGAACTTAAAAAAATACTTGAAATAGGGTTTTCTTCCCATTCTGCTGCATACAAGGCACGTGCCAGGCATATACTATACCAATTAAACAAGAATTAA
- a CDS encoding heme-binding domain-containing protein, producing MKTKHKILIVLLVIFIGMQFYVPEKNLSKGEPKLDFLHLTNPSREIADIFTTSCYDCHSNFTYYPWYSRIAPVSYWLSHHINEGKEHLNFSEWENYPRDKKIRKLEEIREEVQEKEMPLKSYTLLHGNAKLSNDQIFDLLEWVDKIKKGYESGVR from the coding sequence ATGAAAACAAAGCATAAAATTCTTATTGTTTTATTGGTAATTTTTATAGGCATGCAGTTTTATGTGCCGGAAAAAAACCTTTCTAAAGGGGAGCCAAAATTAGATTTTTTACATCTGACTAATCCGTCGCGTGAAATTGCCGATATTTTTACAACCTCCTGCTATGATTGCCATTCTAATTTTACCTATTATCCCTGGTATAGTAGAATTGCTCCCGTATCTTATTGGTTGAGCCATCATATAAATGAAGGCAAAGAGCATCTTAATTTTTCAGAGTGGGAAAATTATCCACGGGATAAAAAAATAAGAAAGCTTGAAGAAATAAGGGAAGAAGTTCAGGAAAAAGAAATGCCCCTTAAATCGTATACTTTATTACATGGAAACGCCAAGTTGAGTAACGACCAGATTTTTGATTTACTGGAATGGGTTGATAAAATTAAGAAAGGTTACGAATCAGGTGTTCGATAG
- a CDS encoding Sir2 family NAD-dependent protein deacetylase — MKKLVVLTGAGMSAESGINTFRDSNGLWEGHDVMQVASPMGWAANKGLVLNFYNQRRKQLCTVKPNTAHEAIAKLEKEFDVSVITQNVDDLHERAGSTKVIHLHGELLKARSTADHNLIYDWKGDINIGDVCEKNSQLRPHIVWFYEDVPMIKVAAGVVAEANFLMIVGTSMQVYPAASLINFTQPGTPIYFIDPNPNISTNEVPGLKVISKKATEGVPMAIEHLIRNLS, encoded by the coding sequence ATGAAAAAACTAGTAGTACTCACAGGTGCCGGTATGAGTGCCGAAAGCGGTATTAATACTTTCAGGGACTCTAACGGGTTATGGGAAGGCCATGATGTAATGCAGGTGGCATCTCCCATGGGATGGGCCGCTAACAAAGGGCTGGTTCTCAATTTTTACAATCAGAGAAGAAAACAACTGTGTACGGTAAAACCCAATACGGCACATGAAGCTATTGCCAAACTTGAAAAGGAGTTTGACGTATCTGTTATAACCCAAAACGTAGACGATTTACATGAAAGAGCAGGCAGCACCAAAGTTATTCATTTGCACGGAGAATTGTTAAAAGCAAGGAGTACGGCAGACCATAACTTGATTTATGACTGGAAAGGAGATATCAATATTGGTGATGTATGCGAAAAAAATTCTCAATTACGCCCGCATATAGTATGGTTTTATGAAGATGTCCCCATGATTAAGGTAGCGGCAGGTGTTGTAGCCGAAGCAAATTTTTTAATGATAGTGGGCACCTCTATGCAGGTATATCCGGCTGCCAGCCTTATAAACTTTACCCAGCCAGGTACTCCCATTTATTTTATTGATCCCAATCCTAATATTTCAACAAATGAAGTGCCCGGTTTAAAAGTCATTAGTAAAAAAGCTACCGAAGGAGTGCCCATGGCTATCGAACACCTGATTCGTAACCTTTCTTAA
- a CDS encoding TrmH family RNA methyltransferase, translating to MTDIDLLNYLEDYLTEERKNKFIEVLNRRTRHFTLAIEDVYQLHNTSAAIRSCDVFGVQEAHVIEQRFGKRLDEKIAMGAQKWVDVIRHKNTTDCIDYLKGKGYKIIATTPHNDSCYLYDFDITEKAAFFFGTEKEGISDEVINSADGFLKIPMAGFSESLNVSVSVAIVLQYVTSKLRNSEIDWGLTEGEILEKRLDWAKKSIKSVSKIIERYKKDNL from the coding sequence ATGACTGATATTGATTTGTTAAATTATCTCGAAGATTATTTAACAGAAGAAAGAAAAAACAAGTTTATTGAAGTTTTAAACCGGCGCACAAGACATTTTACCCTCGCTATTGAAGATGTTTACCAGTTGCACAATACCAGTGCGGCTATAAGAAGTTGTGATGTTTTTGGGGTACAGGAAGCTCATGTAATTGAGCAGCGTTTTGGTAAACGGCTGGATGAAAAAATTGCAATGGGAGCCCAGAAATGGGTAGATGTAATAAGACATAAAAACACCACCGATTGTATTGATTATTTAAAGGGAAAAGGATATAAAATAATTGCAACCACCCCTCATAATGATTCATGCTATCTTTATGATTTTGATATAACGGAAAAAGCGGCTTTCTTTTTTGGCACGGAAAAAGAAGGAATATCGGATGAGGTGATTAACAGTGCCGATGGTTTCTTAAAAATTCCTATGGCAGGTTTTAGTGAAAGTTTAAATGTATCGGTCTCGGTAGCTATTGTACTTCAGTATGTAACTTCCAAACTAAGAAATTCGGAAATAGACTGGGGTTTAACAGAAGGTGAGATATTGGAGAAACGATTGGACTGGGCAAAAAAATCAATTAAAAGTGTTAGCAAAATTATTGAAAGGTATAAGAAGGATAATTTATAA
- a CDS encoding carboxypeptidase-like regulatory domain-containing protein — MKRLLFLIIALVSHTIMAQEEDLVTGIVVNAENDLPMDNVHIVNLNQVIGTVTNPKGEFEISARVNDTLYFSFIGFKSIKVRVTNDMFKFQNTKVGLTELAYALEEVVVRPYQLTGYLEIDSKNIPINDAPRYSISGLPKGYEAGSHSPRGIAKAIGALFNPADFLHNLFGSKPAQMRKLRKMKQDDEIRDLLASKFDRETLMALLQVDRVDIDEILRNCNYSDSFIQTANDLQILDAISSCYEEYKVLNRK; from the coding sequence ATGAAAAGATTACTTTTTTTAATAATAGCACTGGTAAGCCATACCATTATGGCCCAGGAAGAAGATCTGGTAACCGGAATAGTTGTAAATGCGGAGAATGATTTACCTATGGACAATGTTCATATAGTAAACCTCAACCAGGTAATTGGTACTGTTACTAACCCAAAAGGGGAATTTGAAATTTCGGCAAGAGTGAATGATACCCTTTATTTTTCTTTTATCGGGTTTAAATCTATAAAAGTAAGGGTAACCAATGATATGTTTAAGTTTCAGAATACCAAAGTTGGCTTAACCGAGCTTGCATATGCTCTTGAAGAAGTGGTGGTAAGACCTTACCAGCTTACCGGCTATTTGGAAATAGACTCTAAAAACATTCCTATTAACGATGCTCCCAGATATAGTATTTCAGGTTTACCAAAAGGTTACGAAGCAGGTAGCCATAGCCCCCGGGGTATTGCAAAAGCCATAGGAGCCTTGTTTAACCCTGCCGACTTTTTACATAATTTATTTGGAAGCAAACCCGCCCAGATGCGAAAATTAAGAAAGATGAAACAGGATGATGAAATAAGAGACCTGCTTGCTTCAAAATTTGACAGGGAAACTTTAATGGCCCTTTTGCAGGTAGACAGGGTTGATATTGACGAAATTCTTAGAAATTGCAATTATTCCGATAGTTTTATACAAACAGCAAACGACCTTCAAATACTTGATGCAATTAGTAGTTGCTATGAAGAATATAAAGTACTTAACAGAAAATAA
- a CDS encoding DEAD/DEAH box helicase — translation MNKFKELGLNEQLLNAIKDMGFETPSEVQEEAIPVLLANDTDLVALAQTGTGKTAAFGFPLIQKIYPDSRTTQGLILSPTRELCLQIANELKNYAKYVKGLNIVAIYGGASITEQASQIKKGAQIVVATPGRMQDMINRKMVDISKIEYCILDEADEMLNMGFYEDINSILSHTPEEKFTWLFSATMPKEVARIAKQFMHTPMEITVGTKNSGSENVQHEYYVVSGRERYLALKRLADANPDIFSVVFCRTKRDTQNVAEKLIEDGYNAAALHGDLSQNQRDMVMKAFRTNQIQMLVATDVAARGIDVDDVTHVINYQLPDEIETYNHRSGRTGRAGKSGISMVIVTKSEMRKISAIERIIKKKFEAKKIPNAEEICEIQLYHLASKIKNTEINEEINDFLPAVNDVLKGIDRDDLIKKMVSVEFSRFANYYKNAKDLNAESSNSSNSFSASEGTVRYFINVGERDGYDWRTLKDFLKETMNFGRDDIFKVDVKESFSFFNTDANHTEAILATFSEFKMDGRYINVEISKNARENSNRGRNGKDRKRRSDRKRNTKNFKTEGKFGSKKGNSSRKKNKRNF, via the coding sequence ATGAATAAATTTAAAGAATTAGGACTGAACGAACAGCTGTTAAATGCCATCAAAGACATGGGCTTTGAAACACCTTCGGAGGTACAGGAAGAAGCTATTCCGGTCCTATTAGCCAATGATACCGACCTGGTTGCGTTGGCACAGACAGGAACAGGTAAAACAGCTGCGTTCGGGTTTCCGTTAATTCAAAAAATATATCCCGACAGCCGGACTACACAAGGGCTTATATTATCGCCCACACGTGAGCTGTGTTTACAAATTGCCAACGAGTTAAAAAATTATGCTAAATATGTAAAAGGCCTTAATATAGTGGCTATTTACGGAGGTGCAAGCATAACCGAGCAGGCAAGCCAGATAAAAAAAGGAGCCCAGATTGTGGTGGCTACACCCGGACGAATGCAGGACATGATTAACAGGAAAATGGTTGATATTTCCAAAATTGAATACTGCATTCTTGATGAAGCCGATGAAATGTTAAATATGGGATTTTATGAAGATATCAACTCCATACTATCTCATACCCCCGAAGAGAAGTTTACCTGGCTTTTTTCGGCTACAATGCCCAAGGAAGTGGCCAGAATAGCCAAACAATTTATGCACACCCCCATGGAAATAACCGTAGGGACAAAAAATTCGGGATCCGAAAACGTGCAACACGAATATTACGTAGTGAGCGGAAGGGAGCGTTACCTTGCTCTTAAACGTCTTGCTGATGCCAATCCTGATATTTTTTCAGTTGTTTTTTGCCGTACAAAACGCGACACCCAGAATGTTGCAGAAAAATTAATTGAAGACGGATATAACGCAGCAGCTTTACATGGCGACCTCAGCCAGAACCAGCGCGATATGGTTATGAAAGCCTTCAGGACCAATCAAATTCAAATGCTCGTTGCAACCGATGTGGCAGCAAGAGGAATTGATGTGGACGATGTAACTCACGTGATCAATTATCAGCTTCCCGACGAAATTGAAACTTATAACCACAGGAGCGGGAGAACAGGAAGAGCCGGTAAATCAGGAATTTCTATGGTAATAGTAACCAAAAGCGAAATGAGAAAAATTTCGGCCATAGAAAGAATTATAAAAAAGAAATTCGAAGCAAAGAAGATCCCTAATGCCGAAGAAATTTGTGAAATTCAGCTTTATCATCTGGCCAGCAAAATAAAAAATACTGAAATTAACGAAGAAATAAACGATTTTTTACCTGCCGTAAATGATGTGTTAAAAGGAATTGACAGGGACGATCTTATCAAAAAAATGGTTTCGGTAGAGTTCAGCCGTTTTGCAAACTATTACAAAAATGCAAAAGATCTGAACGCTGAAAGTTCCAACTCTTCTAATAGTTTCTCAGCTTCAGAAGGTACCGTTCGCTATTTCATTAATGTAGGAGAAAGAGACGGATATGACTGGAGAACCTTAAAAGATTTTCTGAAGGAAACCATGAATTTTGGCAGGGATGACATTTTTAAAGTTGACGTAAAAGAAAGTTTTTCTTTTTTCAATACCGATGCTAACCATACTGAAGCAATACTTGCTACTTTTTCCGAATTTAAGATGGACGGACGTTATATAAATGTCGAAATCTCAAAAAATGCCCGGGAAAACAGTAACAGGGGTCGCAATGGCAAGGACAGAAAAAGAAGAAGTGACAGAAAAAGAAATACCAAAAACTTTAAAACCGAAGGTAAATTCGGTTCTAAAAAAGGTAATTCTTCCAGGAAGAAAAATAAAAGAAATTTTTAA
- a CDS encoding non-canonical purine NTP diphosphatase — translation MKLIFATHNKNKFKEVKALIPENFEMLNLDDIRCYEDIPETSDTIQENAIQKATYIYNKYKLNCFADDTGLEVESLNNEPGVYSARYAGNQKNSEDNIKKLLLNLKSINNRKARFITVICLILNGKTHLFEGVIKGEIIMEKRGKNGFGYDPVFIPEGYDLTFAQLPLKIKNKISHRGKAMKKLITFLNDIK, via the coding sequence ATGAAACTAATTTTTGCCACCCACAATAAAAATAAATTTAAGGAAGTAAAAGCACTGATCCCTGAAAATTTTGAAATGTTAAACCTGGATGATATCAGGTGTTATGAAGACATTCCTGAAACCTCAGATACTATACAGGAAAATGCCATTCAAAAAGCAACCTACATTTATAACAAATACAAACTCAATTGTTTTGCCGATGATACCGGCCTTGAGGTAGAAAGCCTTAATAATGAACCAGGTGTATATTCTGCCCGGTACGCAGGCAATCAAAAAAACTCCGAAGACAACATAAAAAAATTACTGCTTAACTTAAAAAGCATAAACAATCGTAAAGCCAGGTTTATTACAGTAATATGTTTAATTTTAAACGGAAAAACACATCTTTTTGAAGGTGTGATAAAAGGCGAAATAATTATGGAAAAAAGAGGGAAAAACGGTTTTGGTTATGACCCTGTGTTCATTCCGGAAGGATACGACCTCACTTTTGCCCAATTACCCCTGAAAATAAAAAACAAAATAAGTCACAGGGGAAAAGCAATGAAAAAACTCATTACATTTCTCAATGACATTAAATAA